The Pyrus communis chromosome 2, drPyrComm1.1, whole genome shotgun sequence genome includes a window with the following:
- the LOC137726078 gene encoding tubby-like F-box protein 8 isoform X1: MSFRSIVRDVRDGFGSLSRRSFEVRLPGHHRGKSHGSVHEVHDQPLVIQNSRWASLPPELLRDVIKRLEASESTWPSRKHVVACAAVCRSWREMCKEIVRSPEFCGKITFPVALKQPGSRDGTIQCFIKRDKSNLTYHLFLCLSPGCSLDQCHALAALLVENGKFLLSAKRTRRTTCTEYVISMDADNISRSSNKYIGKLRSNFLGTKFIIYDTQPPYNSAQLSPPGRSRRFYSKKVSPKLPTGSYNIAQVSYELNVLGTRGPRRMHCTMHSIPAASLDPGGSVPGQPEILQRSLEDSFRSISFSKSIVDSSEFSSARFSDAVGAHCEEDGKERPLILRNKAPRWHEQLQCWCLNFRGRVTVASVKNFQLIAAAPPSAGAPTPSQPPQPTSSDHDKVILQFGKVGKDMFTMDYRYPLSAFQAFAICLSSFDTKLACE; this comes from the exons ATGTCATTCCGCAGTATAGTGCGCGATGTAAGGGATGGGTTTGGAAGTTTATCAAGAAGAAGTTTTGAGGTGAGGCTGCCTGGTCATCACAGGGGGAAATCTCATGGTTCGGTCCATGAGGTGCATGACCAACCTTTGGTAATCCAAAATAGCCGTTGGGCTAGCCTACCTCCCGAACTGCTGCGTGATGTAATAAAAAGATTGGAGGCTAGTGAGAGCACGTGGCCTTCTCGCAAGCATGTTGTTGCTTGTGCTGCTGTGTGCAGATCATGGAGGGAAATGTGCAAGGAAATCGTCAGAAGTCCTGAATTTTGTGGGAAGATTACCTTCCCAGTGGCCTTGAAGCAG CCAGGATCTCGGGATGGAACCATCCAGTGCTTTATCAAGAGGGACAAGTCTAATTTAACTTACCACCTTTTCCTTTGCCTTAGCCCTG GCTGTTCTCTTGATCAATGCCATGCCCTTGCAGCTTTGCTTGTTGAAAATGGGAAATTTCTTCTTTCTGCAAAGCGAACGCGGAGAACTACTTGCACAGAGTATGTGATCTCCATGGATGCTGATAATATTTCAAGATCAAGCAACAAGTACATTGGGAAATTGAG GTCTAATTTTCTAGGCaccaaatttattatttatgatACCCAACCTCCCTACAACAGTGCTCAGCTTTCCCCACCTGGGCGAAGCCGTCGGTTCTACTCTAAAAAGGTATCTCCCAAGCTCCCCACTGGCAGCTACAACATCGCACAGGTGTCGTATGAGTTAAATGTGCTTGGCACACGGGGGCCACGAAGGATGCACTGCACCATGCACTCAATCCCTGCAGCATCCCTTGATCCTGGTGGCAGTGTCCCTGGCCAGCCTGAGATTCTCCAACGCTCCCTTGAGGACTCATTCCGAAGCATTTCCTTCTCAAAATCAATTGTTGATTCAAGTGAGTTTAGCAGTGCACGATTCTCTGATGCAGTTGGGGCCCATTGCGAAGAAGATGGAAAGGAAAGACCATTAATTCTTCGGAACAAGGCACCAAGGTGGCATGAACAGTTGCAGTGTTGGTGCTTAAACTTCCGGGGAAGGGTGACAGTTGCCTCTGTCAAAAACTTTCAGCTAATAGCGGCCGCACCACCTTCTGCTGGCGCACCAACGCCATCTCAACCACCACAGCCAACCTCGTCTGACCATGACAAGGTCATACTTCAGTTTGGTAAAGTTGGCAAGGATATGTTTACCATGGATTACCGGTATCCGTTGTCTGCGTTTCAGGCTTTTGCGATCTGCTTGAGCAGCTTCGACACCAAATTAGCATGTGAATAG
- the LOC137726343 gene encoding DEAD-box ATP-dependent RNA helicase 21-like, giving the protein MKRSAEAVPIAASSATASSSLPPKKPVFLTKAQREQLALQRRQEQTEDQKRHQHHLLSSLSHSRPSSDNAPPATTTSSDRDRDRDRDRDRDHRDRDRDRDRDRYSRDRERDSERRNRDRDRDREREEEAKARERARLDKLAERERDKELEAIKEQYLGSKKPKKRVIKPSEKFRFSFDWENTEDTSRDMNALYQNPHEAQLLFGRGFRAGMDRREQKKLAVKYERELREEIRKKDGVEERPEEAAAQRLKEEAAEMYDTFDMRVDRHWTDKKLEEMTERDWRIFREDFNISYKGSRIPRPMRSWAESKLSEELLKTVEKAGYKKPSPIQMAAIPLGMQQRDVIGIAETGSGKTAAFVLPMLTYISRLPPISEENAAEGPYAVVMAPTRELAQQIEDETNKFAQFLGIKVVSIVGGQSIEDQGFRIRQGCAVVIATPGRLIDCLERRYAVLNQCNYVVLDEADRMIDMGFEPQVVGVLDAMPSSNFKPENEDEELDEKKIYRTTYMFSATMPPAVERLARKYLRNPVVVTIGTAGKTTDLITQNVIMSKESEKFERLKRLLDELGDKTAIVFVNTKKNADYVAKSLDKNGYRVTTLHGGKSQEQREISLEGFRTKKYNVLVATDVAGRGIDIPDVAYVINYDMPGNIEQYTHRIGRTGRAGKTGVATTFLTMHDTDVFYDLKQMLIQSNSHVPPELAKHEASKFKPGSVPDRPPRRNDTIFTH; this is encoded by the coding sequence ATGAAACGCTCAGCTGAGGCCGTTCCCATCGCCGCATCCTCCGCCACCGCCTCCTCCTCCCTGCCGCCCAAGAAACCCGTTTTCTTAACCAAAGCCCAACGGGAGCAATTAGCCCTCCAACGCCGCCAAGAACAAACCGAAGACCAGAAACGCCACCAACACCATCTTCTCTCCAGTCTCTCCCACTCGCGCCCTTCCTCCGACAACGCACCGCCCGCAACCACCACTAGTTCTGACCGAGACCGAGATCGAGATAGAGACAGGGACCGAGATCATAGGGACCGAGACCGAGACCGAGACAGGGACCGATACTCCCGTGACCGGGAACGAGATTCGGAGCGGCGGAACCGCGACCGCGACCGAGATAGGGAGCGCGAAGAGGAGGCCAAGGCTAGAGAGCGTGCCCGCTTAGACAAATTGGCCGAGCGCGAGCGGGACAAAGAGCTGGAAGCCATTAAAGAGCAGTATCTTGGATCGAAGAAGCCCAAGAAGCGAGTGATCAAACCGAGCGAGAAGTTCCGATTCTCTTTCGATTGGGAGAACACAGAGGACACTTCTCGGGACATGAATGCTCTGTATCAAAACCCTCACGAGGCCCAGCTTTTGTTTGGGCGAGGGTTTCGGGCCGGGATGGACCGAAGGGAGCAGAAGAAGCTTGCTGTGAAGTACGAGAGGGAGCTGCGGGAGGAGATTCGAAAGAAGGACGGCGTCGAGGAGAGGCCTGAGGAGGCCGCTGCTCAGAGGCTTAAGGAGGAGGCTGCGGAAATGTATGACACTTTCGACATGAGGGTCGATCGCCATTGGACTGATAAGAAGCTTGAAGAGATGACTGAGAGGGACTGGAGGATTTTTCGAGAGGATTTTAACATTTCGTATAAGGGGTCAAGGATTCCGAGGCCAATGAGGAGTTGGGCAGAGAGTAAATTGAGTGAGGAGTTGCTTAAGACTGTGGAGAAGGCTGGGTACAAAAAGCCTTCTCCGATTCAGATGGCGGCGATTCCACTTGGCATGCAACAGCGCGATGTTATTGGCATTGCTGAGACTGGTTCTGGTAAGACTGCTGCCTTTGTTCTTCCTATGTTGACTTATATTTCGAGGTTGCCTCCCATTAGTGAGGAGAATGCGGCAGAAGGGCCTTATGCTGTTGTTATGGCGCCTACTCGTGAGCTTGCACAGCAGATTGAGGATGAGACTAACAAGTTTGCGCAATTCTTGGGTATCAAAGTGGTTTCCATTGTTGGTGGGCAGTCCATCGAGGATCAAGGGTTTCGAATTAGGCAAGGATGTGCAGTTGTAATTGCCACTCCAGGGCGTTTGATTGATTGCTTGGAGAGGCGTTATGCAGTTCTTAACCAGTGCAATTATGTTGTGCTTGATGAGGCTGATAGGATGATTGATATGGGGTTCGAGCCACAGGTTGTGGGAGTTTTAGATGCAATGCCCTCCAGCAATTTCAAACCTGAGAATGAGGACGAAGAACTTGATGAGAAGAAGATATACAGAACCACTTATATGTTCAGTGCCACCATGCCGCCTGCTGTGGAGCGGCTTGCTAGGAAGTACTTGAGGAATCCTGTTGTGGTCACTATTGGCACGGCTGGAAAGACAACTGATTTGATCACTCAGAATGTGATCATGAGCAAGGAATCTGAGAAATTTGAGAGATTAAAGAGATTGCTTGACGAACTTGGTGATAAGACTGCTATTGTATTCGTTAACACCAAGAAGAATGCTGACTATGTTGCTAAGAGTTTGGATAAGAATGGATATCGTGTTACCACTTTGCATGGAGGGAAGTCACAGGAGCAGAGAGAAATTAGCCTTGAAGGTTTTCGGACCAAGAAATACAATGTTCTAGTTGCGACCGATGTTGCAGGTCGTGGGATTGACATACCTGATGTGGCCTATGTTATTAATTACGATATGCCTGGGAATATCGAACAGTACACTCATCGTATTGGGCGTACTGGCCGTGCAGGGAAGACTGGTGTGGCCACAACATTCTTGACTATGCATGACACGGATGTATTTTATGATCTCAAGCAGATGCTTATTCAGAGTAATAGTCATGTTCCTCCTGAACTGGCGAAACATGAGGCCTCAAAGTTCAAGCCAGGTTCAGTTCCTGATAGACCACCAAGGCGTAATGATACTATTTTTACTCACTGA
- the LOC137726078 gene encoding tubby-like F-box protein 8 isoform X2 translates to MSFRSIVRDVRDGFGSLSRRSFEVRLPGHHRGKSHGSVHEVHDQPLVIQNSRWASLPPELLRDVIKRLEASESTWPSRKHVVACAAVCRSWREMCKEIVRSPEFCGKITFPVALKQPGSRDGTIQCFIKRDKSNLTYHLFLCLSPALLVENGKFLLSAKRTRRTTCTEYVISMDADNISRSSNKYIGKLRSNFLGTKFIIYDTQPPYNSAQLSPPGRSRRFYSKKVSPKLPTGSYNIAQVSYELNVLGTRGPRRMHCTMHSIPAASLDPGGSVPGQPEILQRSLEDSFRSISFSKSIVDSSEFSSARFSDAVGAHCEEDGKERPLILRNKAPRWHEQLQCWCLNFRGRVTVASVKNFQLIAAAPPSAGAPTPSQPPQPTSSDHDKVILQFGKVGKDMFTMDYRYPLSAFQAFAICLSSFDTKLACE, encoded by the exons ATGTCATTCCGCAGTATAGTGCGCGATGTAAGGGATGGGTTTGGAAGTTTATCAAGAAGAAGTTTTGAGGTGAGGCTGCCTGGTCATCACAGGGGGAAATCTCATGGTTCGGTCCATGAGGTGCATGACCAACCTTTGGTAATCCAAAATAGCCGTTGGGCTAGCCTACCTCCCGAACTGCTGCGTGATGTAATAAAAAGATTGGAGGCTAGTGAGAGCACGTGGCCTTCTCGCAAGCATGTTGTTGCTTGTGCTGCTGTGTGCAGATCATGGAGGGAAATGTGCAAGGAAATCGTCAGAAGTCCTGAATTTTGTGGGAAGATTACCTTCCCAGTGGCCTTGAAGCAG CCAGGATCTCGGGATGGAACCATCCAGTGCTTTATCAAGAGGGACAAGTCTAATTTAACTTACCACCTTTTCCTTTGCCTTAGCCCTG CTTTGCTTGTTGAAAATGGGAAATTTCTTCTTTCTGCAAAGCGAACGCGGAGAACTACTTGCACAGAGTATGTGATCTCCATGGATGCTGATAATATTTCAAGATCAAGCAACAAGTACATTGGGAAATTGAG GTCTAATTTTCTAGGCaccaaatttattatttatgatACCCAACCTCCCTACAACAGTGCTCAGCTTTCCCCACCTGGGCGAAGCCGTCGGTTCTACTCTAAAAAGGTATCTCCCAAGCTCCCCACTGGCAGCTACAACATCGCACAGGTGTCGTATGAGTTAAATGTGCTTGGCACACGGGGGCCACGAAGGATGCACTGCACCATGCACTCAATCCCTGCAGCATCCCTTGATCCTGGTGGCAGTGTCCCTGGCCAGCCTGAGATTCTCCAACGCTCCCTTGAGGACTCATTCCGAAGCATTTCCTTCTCAAAATCAATTGTTGATTCAAGTGAGTTTAGCAGTGCACGATTCTCTGATGCAGTTGGGGCCCATTGCGAAGAAGATGGAAAGGAAAGACCATTAATTCTTCGGAACAAGGCACCAAGGTGGCATGAACAGTTGCAGTGTTGGTGCTTAAACTTCCGGGGAAGGGTGACAGTTGCCTCTGTCAAAAACTTTCAGCTAATAGCGGCCGCACCACCTTCTGCTGGCGCACCAACGCCATCTCAACCACCACAGCCAACCTCGTCTGACCATGACAAGGTCATACTTCAGTTTGGTAAAGTTGGCAAGGATATGTTTACCATGGATTACCGGTATCCGTTGTCTGCGTTTCAGGCTTTTGCGATCTGCTTGAGCAGCTTCGACACCAAATTAGCATGTGAATAG